Below is a genomic region from Rhizobium sp. 9140.
TGGAACTGGCGCGCTGCGAATGGATCGAGCGCAGGGAGAACGTTATCGCTCTCGGCCCCAGCGGCACGGGCAAGACCCATGTGGCGCTCGGCCTCGGCCTGGCCGCCTGCCAGAAGGGCCTGTCCGTTGGGTTCACGACAGCGGCCGCACTGGTCAGCGAGATGATGGAGGCGCGCGACGAGCGGCGTCTCATCCGGTTCCAGAAGCAGATGGCCGCCTACCAGCTGTTGATCATCGATGAACTGGGCTTCGTGCCGCTGTCAAAGACCGGCGCGGAATTGCTGTTCGAGCTGATCTCGCAACGATACGAGCGAGGCGCGACCCTGATCACCAGCAACCTTCCTTTTGACGAATGGACGGAAACCTTGGGGTCCGAGCGCCTGACCGGCGCTTTGCTCGACCGCATCACCCATCACGTCAGCATCCTCGAGATGAACGGCGACAGCTATCGTCTCGCCCAAAGCCGCGCCCGAAAGGCCGGCTGACGCCCTTCGAAAATCGCAACGCGCGCATGAGACCCCCGCTCGGGCCTAAGCCCTCCCGGCGGTCTCATGCGCGCGCCACAAGTGGCCGACTTTTGCGCCGCCGCGTGGCAGGATTTTACTCCGCCGTTGACACCCAACA
It encodes:
- the istB gene encoding IS21-like element helper ATPase IstB produces the protein MNTQAPEILLTHYLKTLKLPSFQREYQKLARLCATEGVDHVGYLTRLAEREMIERDRRKVERRIKAARFPVVKSLDSFDFAAIPKLNRMQVLELARCEWIERRENVIALGPSGTGKTHVALGLGLAACQKGLSVGFTTAAALVSEMMEARDERRLIRFQKQMAAYQLLIIDELGFVPLSKTGAELLFELISQRYERGATLITSNLPFDEWTETLGSERLTGALLDRITHHVSILEMNGDSYRLAQSRARKAG